The region ttattattattattattattattatttctgtatCGACTGACTGATTTTTAATAAagttttttaataaaaaaaatattattattattattattttattttccatttctttgctttttttgtttcattaccTGACTTCATATCTAGTccagcaagttttttttaatgcactGTAAATTAATACgtaattttataataataataataataataataataataataataatagataaACTTGACTTGCTAAACTTAACTTATTGTATTGCATGTAGTTAATGCGTAACTATAACTATCGGTCTGTGAAGATCCTGAAAATACTAACTGCAGTGCAAAAAAGTTATGCTTTCTTGCGTGTTAGTTATTATTCATTATTGTTAGTGTCAGGATCGTTTTTGCCTCTCATTCTGTTTTAGACAAATGATTGTTTGACCAATCTTAATATCTCCTGGAACGGCTTATCTCTGCTTGGTTGTGTGGCTCTTGGAagatttttgaaaaagaatgaaGCACTTGAGTCGCTTGACATCAGGTAAAATGAGGACGGGTAGTTATACCTAATTTTGAACTTATAGTGTTCAGTAATTAAACACAAgtaattctttattttgtgGACTGGCTTGCTTCTCTTTTGATGGAAAGGTCTCGAGGCATTTGTCATTGTCCCCTTGACACACCTATCCCCAAAGAGTCAGAAATTTTAGCTAGGCAACCTGTCAACTATCAACAACAAACTGTAAGAAATATTGGCATAAGCATTTCACAACTATTGTTAAGGGCGTGAgtactatttaacaattattcctcgagcccgaatgggctatgagtcaatagcccatgaggccgaaggccgaatgggctattgactcagaggctatgagggcgagaggaataattgttttagtaaaatccaactagttggtcaaaaaaatatcgagactaaacatctttcgcaagttaaagctagacatcaatccttttttaccgccaaaacattacaaatatggcgggcgcttttcactactagtgggctataacatatagcctactagtagctcaaccaatcagaacgcagcattgatgatagaccactagttggattttactaaatatggACATACGCACCTGCTTACACTTGAAATCCTGAAAAgggttgaaaaataaatgtgaatttaaataaaaaatgaatcttgGAATTTAGTAAGATTTCATTGGAGCACAGAACATTCAATTTAGCGAAAGAGGGGATGATATTTCTCTATTGTAGGAAGAGCTGACATTGATCAGGTAATGTCACTGAAAAATGTTATGAACAAGCGTTTAGTATTTTGTCTGATGCAATGTTTGTATGGCTGCCCATGGAACAGACGTTTTGCCATTTGCTTGCTTAAAATTGAGATTTcacatttcatttatttatttcattaaaaatttgatcttgtaaattaaaaaggacaaaaatagCATTTTCTGGGTAGGGGGAAGTGGGAAAGAACCAAGACCTCCTAGTGGTCAGTACCTTCGGTGCTCAATTTCCCACTTTTTACACTGAAAAAAGATCTAGCTGTACCTCCGATTAGAGTGGCTGAACAAAAGGTCCGTGAGACCGGCAGCGTCGTACCTGTCAGAACAAAGGGTGTTGTACGTGCATTACGCAAAATTCGCTTTTTGTTGCCTTGATGCTGGGCGTTTATGGTTGTAGTGTGTTTGATTGGCATTTTACACTTATTTTCAGTAATAATCGGATTGGTTTATTAGCTACTCAGAAACTTGCACTTGGCATTGCTGCACATCCCAACCTCAAAATTCTTAAGGTAAGGTGTTCTTCATGGAGGAAATTCATTGGAATTATTATCCATTGACTGGCAATCACTAATTTTTTATGAGTAACATCATGTGGTTTCAGACAGAGTGAAATCTATCAGCACATCATAAAATAAGGAAAGTGTTGAATGATAACCAATGGTAGTGCTTGCTGGTGCTTACAGATTGGTAAGAATCCAATCGGTGATGGAGGTGTGGAAACACTGTTGAATGTGGTCAAGATTCACCGAACTATCAAGTTACTGTCTCTTGAGGTAGGTTAGAATTTGTACAGTTATaagatttttttattaacgACAAGAACTAACCAAAAAGTGACACTGACCGTGAAGTTGCAGTTTGCTCTTTAAGTACCCTCACAGTGCAACTGTGAATTGCACCTTGCATATTACTTACCACATAACTAGATGGCATTTACAGCAGTTGAGCAGTCTATGAAGGGTGATGCAAAACGCGCCATGCACGTGACTTCACGAACTGATATCATAATCACCATTTGAaggactctttttttttcacaattttctgTGGTATAGTCTCGACCATCGCGTTCATTTTCTAccgtttcttttcgttttagGATATTACTGTATCTCCTAAGGTATTTGATGAAATCAAGCAGATTGAGAAAGAAAGGGGGGTTACTATTATTACAGGAGGAATTGGTGGCTACAAGAGACCAAAGGTATTGTTAGagttggtatttttttttcagttgaattAAACTCCTGCACAAAATATCTTGGTGATGTCTGCTAAAGTTCCTCCGTCCTCTTAGAATGTTTCTTACACCTAAATTTAGTATTTTCTTTGCGAGCCATGGTCGAAGTAGAAAAAATACCATTTTGAACGTGAGGTGGTTGCATAAACATATCTCAGTTCACCAGTATGGCAGAGGAACTCTTGTTTAATAGATTAGTCTTCTGAAGTCTCTTGACATTGATTAAGTCTAACGTAGGCAAGGATTTTTTGGGTTTGGGCTTGTTTTCGTTAAATGACGACGGAAAAGGCAGATTCCTAATCTGTTCATTGTCTTATTTTCAGCCTGGTAGAGGGAGAGGGCTAGGAGCCTACAAATGACAGGGCGTGCCATTACGACTTTTGTGAAATAAATAGTGGATATTACATGGCCGCGTCGAGATACGAAATTCTCTTCGAgtgtggaaaaaatatttcacgagTGAGCGCGGCGAacgagaaaaatatttttcaacacgACTACATTTATAAGCTTACAGTcatttgtttacttttatcATAAACTGCCGCAAGTGCTTGACATCGCACCAAAAAACTGCGagctgattggttaaaaacgATACCACACGTATggataaaaatgatatcatgACTGGCGGGATAGCGTTTTTACGTATTTGCCGCCACTCGGTATACCACTaaattttatataataataattgatataTTGATGGGGTTGCTGTTCTCTTCCAGGAAATGCCTCCTGGGATGCGGATATTGCTTAATTTTGTACAAGACAATCGGCTTCGTTTAGTTGACTGGTTTAACCAGTTTGATAAGGATCATAGTGGTGGTATATCACGTGATGAATTCAAAACAGGACTCAGAGAAACTGGTCTTGTCATGACACAGGTAGCGAACGAATGCGATTTAAACTTTTGTATTTCTACTTGTGACTTTCTAGTGACATTACTGTCCATTTTCTTCCGTTCTAGCGACAACTGGATCGTTTAATTGACTTCATAGACATAAATAATGATGGAGAAATTGAGTATAGGCAAGTAAATGACTTTTTTCCCTGAAAAGGactttccttgtttttgttcattactTTCGACTTCAACCTAAAGGGCAGTGTGACTAGGCCTGGCGAAATTTGTTGCATCCATCAATTCGTtcagaaatttcttttgtgaagATTACcaattcaaagtagattcaggaacagaaaaaagaaaaagttgctgTATGTTGTAGTGAAGGCTTTTTTCAACACATTTCAACATGTTGTCTTCATGGTAAACGAACTTAAGTCCAAATGCATCACACTGCTCGTTTAGCTATTTCTTGTACCTAGCCAACTGATatcctcctgccagttgggttTTTTTCCCTTATCAAGTCCTCTctttaattgttgttgttgttgttgttgtttttttttacttcaattgGTTAAATTAGTATTATTTGTTGTGACAATAGCCAAGTAACTACGTACCAACCCAGTGTATACAAACCttattttgaagttgtttgcttttgattatttttagtGAACTTTTACGTGGACGCGAAATTACAATACAAGAAATGCgccaagagaaaaagattgAAGAACGACAGAGAAAGTTTGAAGAAGAACGGATGCGTTTGCCGAAACTTGAAGGATATGATTATGATCTAATGTGAAGACAgaaagacttaaaaatatcAGCCTTTTAATGAAGTAAGGTGCTCTAAGAGAGTAAGACCTGCAAAACTGTGTGCTTGCTTATACTGATTACAAGACAAGTCTTGATCACATGTTGTTCTTTTGATCGGCTTTACGCGTATGCGTTTTGAAAAGGCAATGAAGTTTGAATAGCGTTGAAACGtgatagtttttttcctagttGAAGAAACATTCTTCGTGTGTTACCTCGTCTTTCGGTCAcaaaagagaaactggaagTCTCGATATTTTAGCCTTTTAGTATGTTTGATTTATAGGAGATGTAATATATACAACCCTAGGGACTCTACCCTAGGTTTAGTGTTAATAAGCAAGATTATTATTAGATATTTATTCAGgtgaaaacgaattttttttaattgctgtAAACAGCAATGTCCCTTTTAAAAGTCAACTTTTTCTAAGTGCATTCTATATCCCTTGTAAGGGCAAAATTGTATATTGGGCACACGCAAGTTTGTAAACTTCTGAGAGAGGACCAAGCGACATTCAATCTGTAAattctctcttcttttcaatttttttccttatttcctTTGTATCGTGGTACAAGTGAGAAAATATCTGAAAAGGAGCAAAGGAAATCAATAAACCATCCGTGGAATTATTTATCTACCCGCGGATTCACCGGATgcatcttctttctttttttttttaatctacCTTGCTGTTAGTAACTCGCTTGTATTTACAAATCGTGGTACTGCCCCTCCGTGTGGGCTGGCACTATCAAGCTAAATATCTTTTATGTCCACTTGGTTCAGAATTTCACAGCTCCTACACTATCTTGGAAATTCCGGAAGATGGGAGAGTTAGAGGAAGGGAAAACGAAAAGGTTGAAAAGTCAGCAAGCTCTTGCGAGAGAGGTTAAGAAGAATATGGGCTTGAGTACAAATGTTCACGTTCAATAAAGCTCACATTGTCGAGCCCGCAGTACTAGCAGGACATTTATTTATGTGAACAAGAACCCAGTCAAGCGACCTAGCTCTCAAGAAGTTCTTGTGCTTCAGTGGTTCGACCAACCGACCGGCGTTGgggaggtcgtgggttcgattCCTAGCTAGAATTCTAAAATATCTTCAGTAGTTTCTTCacccgttgccaagcaaccgTCATTTACATGATCGTGAAATGTGccataatattttaattaccgttctttcaaaaaaaaaatttctgaaCTTAAAAAATTcctcaataattttatttctcgCTCTCAACAAAAGAGTACATGATCAAGTCAAAAATACACAATCATCCTTTGCCTTTCAACAGAGCCAATAGGCGAGACCCTGGTTATTAATTAACCCATTCAGGGCTTTCCAAATTCGGGGAAGATTTCAAAGCAGGGGTAGTGTGATGTGATTGCTCATTAAGGATTGGAGCCTTGACCACAACACACAATTTCCAATGTTTCCATTAATTTATATTGGCACAATGAAACGATTGCCATTGGCGTTTGCCGCAGAGTAAAAAAGGCTCTGCCTCCCAACGCTGTGAGCTAGACTCAGTGCTGTTAGCCCCgcattaaagtgcatatgacacgaaattttttattagcttattcgaaagagctttcaaaatgatgaagaatggcgtttattttattgtgatagcattcttatttgaagagttattcaagattttggtttatgcaaattagataactagtgacgtcacattgtggacacaaaatgatgtaaaacaacaaaatatggaatatctgtgcaaatacttagTCTACaggctttaaattttgcagggttgatgtgctgcaagaactacacattttaataatagttatgatgtcaccatagcaacatactcgttaccagccctctaccttcctaaaataaaaaatgccttatttgttgctccagagtctaacggactttcttgtacttgtgctgtgtaatgtccatattagctcagacccactgaataaacaacaagagcaaaaaacacttcctgaaggagaaaaactctgactttatcttttgaatggagagggcctggagcccattgtgttgccatggaaatgtcaaagtggaaatatcatgaaactttgtgctgattgcaacaactgtacaaagtttcagttctatacagaaaaagtcttcagagagattccattttttgtgatgttacattattttgtgtccacaatgtgacgtcactagttatctaatttgcataaaccaaaatcttgaataactcgacaactagaagtgctatcacaataaaataaacgccattcttcatcattttgaaacctcttccgaataagctaataaaaaatttcgtgtcatatgcactttaagccATCCTCACTCATCGCACTCTTCGCCTTTTCCTTAAGGACTTCTTATTCTTAGAGTAACCTTTGCCAAACCACCCAGGCCGTTCCAAACTTTGTAGTGAAACACTGCAGTCAATACGCTCCTCGTTGATTCCGCACTTGCGATCTTTGACATCGTCACATTCATTATTACAAGGTTTGTCCACCAAATCTTGAGTTTCAGACGTGTTTAAGTATTTGGTGCTAAAAGAGTCCAATTCTTGAGGCCTAAGAGGGGTTGCCAGTGTAAAAAGTGGGTCTTTGCATCTATAATTCAAAACAGAAATGTACGCATCTCAGTAACATCTTAATATTTAAGAAAACTGAGCGGCAAAAGATCTGATCCTTGATATATAtttaaagaacaaagaaaaacagaagaaaacaaagacaaaacaacaacaactcgGCGAACCATTGACCTGAGGAGACGAGCATCCCTTCACTTTATTGTGTAAAGGGATGACAATCACACACCGCCAAGGCATCTCAGTAAACATTTGGAACATTAAACTCTTAGTACAGGGTAAGTTTATAGAGCTTAATTACTGATAGCTAGGGTTAGGGTCATAAAACGAACAACATAGCAATAATCAAGGATCTTACCGATTGTATTCTGGAATAACTAATCCAAGCTTATGCATCACACTTTTCATTACGTCATCACACCGACCTAAGGACAAAGAATTAAAACAACGACAGCTAAATAATCTAGGCCTAGAATGTTTAAAGTCAAAGAGCCTGCTTGCTCTTCACTGGACAAGTCATTATGCAACAGACACTAATAAAAGCCAAGCTGCTATCCAAAAAAGATTGACTGacaattaacaaaaattttaaacgTTCTGAGATGACCCTTCTGATTCCGTTCATTTTTAAATGAGGTATATATGTCGGAAATGTCCGACGATTTTCCGACGACCTCTGAACGCTTTCGAAGCTATTCGAAGAGCCAACTCAGAAATGATACCCGAAAGATTTATATATTTTATGTATTATTTAGTAATTAGTACGCGCTTCGAATAGCTTCGAAAGCGTTAAGAGGAAGTCGAAAAATTTTCGGACATTTCCGATTCCGTTATAAGTCGTTTTTGACCCTTATGGATCCAGTTATGTCGAGACGAAAATCTCGCCCACTTAACTCCAaacaataggccttttgcaactagcgagcacgtggtacaaaatccgccatgctggagggcaagctcattattattcccgcactgggacattaaaacaaagagacctgaaccagtgaagcttgacttgcctttgttttgatgtcccagtgcgggaataataatgagcttgccctccagcatggcggattttgtaccacctGATCGTTAGTTGCAAAAGGGCTATTGGCAGGTACATTGTTTGTTGATGGTTGACACACAATGAAATGGTCTGAAAAGAATATGGTGTGTAACTTGACTTACCACTGATCTTCAAAACTGCCAGATCATCTTTAGGAgtccacttaaaaacaaaaagacgcATTGAATTAATTTCTGGAACTTGTATAATGCTTGGAAACATGTTCTAAAATCCAAcattaaaatgctttcatttaatgtgtcacttaattttttccaTCCTGTACAAAATTTTGAACATGATTCAAAAGTGCAGGTTATTAGGCTGACGTCATCAGTTAGGGGCAggttgaaaatttaatttgctgGCTAACTTTGTTGGTTGTTGTCATTTGTAAACCTTTTGTTCAACCTCTGCTTTGCTTTAAATAGTGCTACACAAAGTTCCTTGTCTACATAAACAAGACGATGACTATGTGCAAACGTGTAGCCACAATTCACTAACCACTAATGCACCCATCaactcgaaacttcaacatccccaCCTTCCAGGGCAAACCCTGGGTATTTGAACTTGAAGACTGAATCGTTCAAATTCCCACCCCCTTGGGCCAAATAGGCCTTCTGCAGCTAAGCCATCACATGAccaacttttcataaaattatgggctatagcttaacaaatgccagaaatggaaaaagcatgtcgagaatatcaaaatggccaaatttgaGGCCCCCATCATTAAAAGATGAGATTTTATGACAGTctgaagttttaaaagaacaGTGAAATTTGTATGGAAAATGTTGCTGGAGAGCAACACCTTGCTCTCCAGCAACATTTCCCATACAAAACTTctaaattttttgaaaattcaaactgtCATACAAACTTACTCTTTCATTCCAGGGAGCTCAAACTTGGCCATTTTGGTATTTTCGATGCActctttccatttctggcattcTTTAAGGATGGCGCCTACTagttaaagatattttttccccggcgtgtgattatgcaggaaatgtaggtcttaacaagtcctattgaaatccaaaaagaaaattgggggtaaccacgcattttccaaagataattcatgaataatatctgtaaaaagctttaaaatacaaagcaatgtatggtgttctttctcaaattgaagcttaattatttctcaaaaaatccatggttacccccaattttctttttggataccaagagaacttactaagacctactttctccaaatagttttaaacagcgcaaaaatatccctgtactagtaagcattggcgataggaaatccaagtatctggagatgcgcagaacgtatgcgcaataacagtagtaggcaccgtccttaagttatAGCCCATACTATAAAAATTCTCTAGGAAAAattggtcacgtgaccccagctgcaaaaggcctattggtGTTCAAATTCCCTACACTATCGTCGGACTTGTCTGTCAAATGCCCCTCCTAAAGAACAATCATCGGCTCCTGTCGTTACAatctaaaatcattaatatataAGCACTCTCTGCTTTTCACACATGCCTTCAAAAATACTTCATAACTTTTGATGACCTTTTTTGCAAGCCAATCACtcacaaattttgtttcacgTCATTTAAACTCTTCCATCTGGTCCAAACTCGAGTTTATAGCTGTTAGTGGCTTCAGTACCCGAACAAAAAATCACTTGAGACCTGACACTTAATTTTCCCCGCGAAAGGCCTTCCCATCAAATTCCACAGCACAGAAAATAGGCAATGCCTAGGGTTTGCCCGCTTTGGGGGAAAtatggatgttgaagtttccaTTATTTGATCGGTGCATAACTTCTGCACCCAAGAAAAAGTCAAGCTGCGAATTTCAATTTCACCTGAAGGTTGACTATGAACAGATTTGGTCGCCTTGTCTTGACTCTATTCATTCCCCACAGAGCACGGTAAGTCTTCAACACCTTAAAACATATTACAACAAGTGCAGGGTTGGAGAGGCACTAAAATGTTGTTTAATTGATAGACTGCTTGAAATAACTGTGTGTTTTTAAGCTGCGATAGGTTTTCAATTCTCCTACAAAGAAGCCACTCAGATTGCTGAACAATGAGGCATGAGTTGTAGGAGAGACAGCAATGAAAACGGTAGAGCCCTTCACACAAgcacattaataattatttaaacttTTTGAATATAacttgaaagtgaaaaaaaaaaaaaagaaagtaatgCCTCACTCTGATCCCTTCAGCAACCCTAAAAGTTCTACTAAAGCACCATGTAGAAACTAGTGCACTGAAAGTTAGGTATgatttttaaagatttcatATCCATGACAGGTAAAAGTGGGTCACACACTGTACCTTCAAACTAGACCCTAAACACAGAATGCAATCAGCCTTTTTAGCTGTCTCCAGGGCACCTTCCCAGTTCAATGGCCATCGCAAATTCCCCTTCTCTCCAAAATGAACTATGCTATCTCTTAATTGACCACCACATTTATGGCAAAATCGATTTGTCAAATGTCTCCTTAAGCAGGTGTTTTCTGTCACATCAAATAGACGATAGTAAACTTCATCATTTTCTTCACACTCTGTGCAAACCTATAAAAAGTAACATAAATGTAGCAATTAACTCATCACCTTGGGCCTTTGGCCTCAAGTCCTTGAATACCTAAATGATTTAAACACTGGTAACGGCGCAAACAAAATGATGATAGTGATTATTAGTATTTTGTTTCTACTGTTACCAATATATCCTTATTATTTCTCATCATTCTAAAGTGGCATTTCTCTAAGACTTCCCACTCCATCCACAccctctacaaacacatttgCCTGAAAGGTGACTTGTGTACATGCTGAAAAACAGTTGTCAGCAAAGTTACCTGTGGGAAAGGACTTATACTTTAGCcccaatgataattttactgACAGTGACAAAACTGATCACACAAAATTAAGCACAAACAAATTATTCTAAATGCATTCTCGTTATCCTAAGGGGCACACCTCAACAAACATGTTTCCATGAACCTCTGATAGTGCCTGAGGGGGAAGGCCACTTCTAATATGAAGACCATCACAATTCTGAGAAACCACATGTTTAACctacaaaaataagaaaatacaaTGTTTAATGAAAAGTCAAAACTTCTCTATGCTTGAGTCAACCagtattttataaaagaacaCAAATACAACACTTGTTAGTATTCCTGTCTGACTGTCTACCATTAATTTCTTACAATTAGTGAAgtgccttgattgaaaatgatcttcTGCTGAGTCACGAGAAGGACTGTTCAGACTGTTGTTGGCAACTGacatttcgacaacctgtgcgaaagccatcttcagagtcaagtgataattttagtcagttgaaaattcaaagcgttttttaattttcaactgactttaactatcacttgactctgaagatggcttccacacaggttgttgaaacaTCAGTCCCCAAAAACAGTCTtcctcaggactccaatcacccaaaTGATCagtttcaatcaaggtatgttacttctgggttcaaaccattttcttaatcaGTGAAGTAACACAAAGAGTTCAGTCAAGAGCAACCAATTCAGAACTTTAATATTAAGTTCTGATTTAGTTAGTTCTACTGTGCCCCCATTGTATTACTCTCCAACACAGACTTACCAGTCCCTCCTGAAAGAGTTTAGTAATACTCATGTGAGTTAAGGTTGGATTAGCATCTGCCAAGTTGTATGATCTGATAAAGGAAGAAGAATACTTATCACCTTTtaactttttgcatgtgataTTGTACTAAATTACATCTACAGTAATCTCTGTATTAGACGATTCAGTGACAGACAAGGGTAGTGAGGCGGAAATTGAAGAAAGAGGAGCCAGACACAAAGTTACAGCTTGTAAATTTCTTAAAATGGTATCTATTATAGTAGTTATTATACTAGAATGTTTGTACAACATCATTTAAGAAAAATACTAGGATACCTCTTTCTGTACCTGGCAAAcacttttcttcctttttaagatgatttccgcacaacattcgagcaataatggcaaaacttggcaaaaattaagttaccaaaaaatcctcttggCATGgttatattttgaataaaggtaagaagatcctatcgagatttaagctctcaagctgaccccagAGAGAacattgaacttgaagttatccatatttcagttaaaaaggacatttcgcgttagttgtaaacacaataacactcgctttaaGCATTCTtatgaagtttgacattacATTTCtagagaatgct is a window of Acropora palmata chromosome 11, jaAcrPala1.3, whole genome shotgun sequence DNA encoding:
- the LOC141897278 gene encoding NAD-dependent protein deacetylase sirtuin-7-like, which translates into the protein MASEGFREKRKLAQKAEIIVKFETKERYNNIRQILKKEPSLRNEEELHLIASSRDIVQEIEKRVQRQELVKRRVEEVLDPPDLLEEKVSFLVEAILKAKCLVIYTGAGVSTAASIPDYRGPDGVWTRLSRGEKLGSYNLADANPTLTHMSITKLFQEGLVKHVVSQNCDGLHIRSGLPPQALSEVHGNMFVEVCTECEENDEVYYRLFDVTENTCLRRHLTNRFCHKCGGQLRDSIVHFGEKGNLRWPLNWEGALETAKKADCILCLGSSLKVLKTYRALWGMNRVKTRRPNLFIVNLQWTPKDDLAVLKISGRCDDVMKSVMHKLGLVIPEYNRCKDPLFTLATPLRPQELDSFSTKYLNTSETQDLVDKPCNNECDDVKDRKCGINEERIDCSVSLQSLERPGWFGKGYSKNKKSLRKRRRVR